The Gordonia terrae genome contains the following window.
AGATCGGGGGCGACCCCGTAGCAGAGGCCATGCCCGGCGCACGCCACGCGATCCACGGTGAGGGTGCTGGGCTGGGGGGACATGACTAGGCGTTCGGGTTCTTCTGGTCGAGGTCCTCCGGGAACCACATGCCCACGCGCGAGAGCGTTCCGCCGTCGCCCGAGCCGATCACCTGACCGGACATGTAGGCCGAGTCATCCGACGCGAGGAACAGGGCGATCTTCGCGTTGTCGACCAGTGACGGGGGACGATTGCGCTTCAGCGGGATCGGCGACACGTACGGATCCCACGGGCCGGCAACCTCTTCGTACGATTGCCCGACGACCGGAGAGCCGGCAGGCATCAGGAAGTTCGGCGACATGCCATGAACCGGCGCGATGCCATTGACGCGAATCCCGTAGGGACCCAGATCGAGACTGAGGCCACGGACCAGACCGTTGACCCCGGCCTTGGTCGCCGAGTACAGCGCGATCTGATGGTAGGCGACGAACGAGGCCGCCGACGAGGTGGCGATGATGGTACCGCCACCGTTGCGCTTGAGCGCGGGAACCGCAGCCTGCGCGGTGAAGATCACGCCGCTCAGGTTCACGCCGAGGACGTTGTTCCAGTCCTCCTCGGTCAGGTCTTCGAAGTCGACCTGCTCGCCGCCGGCGACGCTGGGAACACCGCCGCGGGAGACGACTCCGGCGTTCGCCCAGGCGATGTCGAGCTTGCCGTAGTGCTCGACGGTCTGATCGACCGCGGCGGTGATCGCGGACTTGTCCGCGACGTCGGCCGTGATGGCGATGGCGTCGCCACCCTGCTGCTCGACCAGTTTCACGGTCTGCTCGGCACGATCGGCGTCGATGTCGACCACCGCGATCTTCGCACCCTCGCCGGCGAAGAGCTGCGACGACTGCCTACCGAGTCCGGAACCCGCGCCGGTGATCAGCGCTACCTTGCCTTCAAGCTTCATGAGTTTCGATTCCTTGCTCTCGTTGAACGGACCGGCATCTTCGAAAGGCATTCGCGGACAACGCGCTGCCGCCGGATCCGGGGATGAGGTGCCCGAGAAGAACATCTCGCTGATGTGACGCCCGCCACCCTCGGTCCCCACCGTAAGCCGAAAGACATGAGACGTCAAGCGATATTTGTCAGCAGCTCGGAGATTCGAGAGTTGCTTTGCGACACAGCTTTACGGAAACCGAGCACTCTCGCGAAGACATGACAGAAAGCAGGCATGCCGAAACGGCGTGGCAGGCGCCACGCCGTTTCGGCATGCGGGAGGGTTTGCTCTAGGCCTCCGGTTGCGGCGCCGGGAGATGGACCGTCTTGAGCTCGAAGAATTCGTCGAGCCCTTCAGGGCCCCCTTCACGTCCGACGCCGGACTGCTTATAGCCGCCGAACGGCAGCGTGAAGTCGATGACGGACGCGTTCACGTTCACCGTCCCGGTCCGGATACGTTGCGCCACTTCGAATCCATGCTCGACGTCGGAAGTGAACACCGCACCCGAGAGGCCGTACTCGGAGTCGTTGGCGATGGCCACGGCGTCGTCCTCGTCTTCATAGGTGATGATCGAGATCACCGGACCGAAGACTTCTTCCTGCGCGATGGTCATGTCGTTGCGTACGTTGTCGACAAGGGTCGGTTGCACGAAGAAGCCCTGGTCGCCGACGCGGCCACCCCCATGGACGATCTCGGCGCCCTCCTTGCGCGCCGCCTCGATGTAACCCTCCACGCGGTCTCGCTGACGCGCCGAGGTCAACGGGCCGAGGAAATTCGTTTCTTCCCAGGGGTTTCCGATGGGGATCATGCCGAGTGCCGCTTTGTAGGCCTCGACGACCTCGTCGTGTCGCGCAGCCGAGACCAGGACGCGGGTCAGGGCGATGCAGGCCTGGCCGGACTGCAGACACCCGGCCATCGGCAGGTTCTGCATGACCGTGTTCAGGTCGGCGTCGTCGAGGATGATGGCCGCCGACTTACCACCGAGTTCCAGGGAGACCTTCGCGACCCGGTCGCCGGCGAGGTTCATGATCCGGCGACCGGTCGCAGTGCTCCCGGTGAAGGTGATGTGATCGACCCGCGGGTCGGTGACGAGCAATTCGGAGACCTCGCGGTCGGCGACGAGGACGCTGAGTACGCCCTCGGGGATCACGCCCTCGTCGACGAGTTCACCGACCACGTCGGCGAACACCGACGGGGACAGCGGAGCTTCCGGCGAGGTCTTGAGCACGACCGAACAACCCGCCGCCAGTGCCGGGATCACCTTGAACGCAATCGTGCCGATGGGACCGTTCCACGGGATGATCGCGGCGACCACTCCGCTCGGCTCCTTGAGGATGCGCGAGATCCCGCCGTCGGCGCGCGTCCGATCCTCGCGCAGGTTCACCTTGCGGGCCTCCTCGGCGACCGCGCGGAACAACCCCACCGTCATCTGCTGCGTCATCGCGCTCACCGGAACCGGAACGCCGACTTCGACGATGCCCAGCGTCGTCAGCTCGGCAACCCGCGCCTCCAGCCGGTCGGCGATGGTGTCGATGACCGCGGCCCGCTCGGCGATCGGCGTGCGCACCCACGTCCCCTCATCGAACGAGGTCCGCGCCGCCTCGACCGCGCGTGCCATGTCGTCGGCGGTCGCGGCCCGTGCGCGTGCGGCGGTGCGCTCGAAGTACGAGTCGACGACCTCGATCCACTCGTCACCCGACGAGTCGACCCACCGGCCGCCGATGAACACCTGGTCGCGATCGGCCACGGTGGCGAGTGGATCGGTGGCTTGTTCTGTGATTGTCATGAAAAGCAGTTCTCCTCGAGAAAATCGCGGCGGACCAGCGCGGACCACACCACTGCGCCGCCTGTGAAGCGGATCACAGCACAGCTTAATAACCGAACGCCATTAGGTCAACAGCTGACATATTCTGTCCGATGTATCGCAGCGGTGGCCGCGGTCTCGGCACCCTGCCGTCCGTGACGAGACATCAGACCGACGACGCCTGCGGCTCCGGCGGCGGCGCCACCGAGTGCGAAGACCAGGCCGTACGCCGTCTCCGACGGGCGGGCTCCGCCCGTGACCGTGAGGGTCGCGAAGAGCGAGGCCACCGTCGCACTCGCGATCGAGCTGCCGACGATCCGCGCGATCGCGTTCACACCATTGGCAACCGCCGTGTCCGCCGCCGGTACCGCGTCGGTCAACAAGGACGGCAGTGCCGCGTAGGAGCCACTGACGAAGACATTGACCACGACGGCCGCGACGATCAGCTGCCACGGCCGGTCGCGGGCGAGGACGAGGAGCACGAACGCGATCACACCGATGACGCACATCGCCGCGAGGACCCGGTCTCCGCGAAACCGGTGGATGAGTCGCCCACTCACCGCGGCGGCGACGAACCCGGCGCCGGCGCCGGGGAGCAGGAACACCACACTCGCCGCCAGCACACTCGCCCCGAAACCGTAACCGGCGACATCCGGTTCTGCCTGGACGAACTGCGCGATACCGAGGAACTGAAAGTACATCGCCGCTCCCACGAGCGCCGCGGCGATGTGCGCGGGAGTCACCCGCCGTCCGACCATCGCCCTGGGCGGCACCAGGGGCGCACCCGCCCGGCGCTCGTGGAGACACCAGAGCCCGAGGCACGCCACGCCTCCGAGACCCACTCCGACGGCGAGCCCGGCCGATCGGCGCGGGCCTTCGGCGAGTGCCAGCAACACCGCACAGAGGCCGATCGCGAGCAGGAGCACACCGGCCACGTCGGCCCCCGGGCCCGGCACTGCCGCGCCCGGCGTCGCGGGGACCGCAACGGACACCCAGCCGAGCGAGAGGACGCTCAGCGTCAGCAACATCCAGAAGACCCGCTGGTAGGGTCCGTCGCCCGCGACCAGCACGCCGGCGGCTACCATCCCCAGCCCCGCGCCGCCCGCCATCATCCCCGACATCAGCCCGATGGCGTGCGCGAGCCTGCGGTGGTCGGAGGTCTCGCGGAGCACCGCGACGCCGATCGGGAAGATGGCGAACGCGGAGCCCTGCAGTACACGCCCGATCACGAGCAGCGGCAGATTCGCGGCCACTACGCACAGGACGGAACCGAGGACGACCACGACGAGGATGGCGATCAGGACGCGTCGTCCCCCGCGGCGGTCCGCGAGCTTGCTGAGCACCGGCGTACAGATCGCCGCCGAGAGCAGGTTGGCGGTCAGGACCCATCCGATCTCGGCGGGTCCGACCCCCAGTTGCGTCGACATCGTCG
Protein-coding sequences here:
- a CDS encoding MFS transporter; translated protein: MNRPEGTAASNRWAVAALCFAVTTMSVLQAAVVPVIPTMSTQLGVGPAEIGWVLTANLLSAAICTPVLSKLADRRGGRRVLIAILVVVVLGSVLCVVAANLPLLVIGRVLQGSAFAIFPIGVAVLRETSDHRRLAHAIGLMSGMMAGGAGLGMVAAGVLVAGDGPYQRVFWMLLTLSVLSLGWVSVAVPATPGAAVPGPGADVAGVLLLAIGLCAVLLALAEGPRRSAGLAVGVGLGGVACLGLWCLHERRAGAPLVPPRAMVGRRVTPAHIAAALVGAAMYFQFLGIAQFVQAEPDVAGYGFGASVLAASVVFLLPGAGAGFVAAAVSGRLIHRFRGDRVLAAMCVIGVIAFVLLVLARDRPWQLIVAAVVVNVFVSGSYAALPSLLTDAVPAADTAVANGVNAIARIVGSSIASATVASLFATLTVTGGARPSETAYGLVFALGGAAAGAAGVVGLMSRHGRQGAETAATAAIHRTEYVSC
- a CDS encoding SDR family NAD(P)-dependent oxidoreductase — encoded protein: MKLEGKVALITGAGSGLGRQSSQLFAGEGAKIAVVDIDADRAEQTVKLVEQQGGDAIAITADVADKSAITAAVDQTVEHYGKLDIAWANAGVVSRGGVPSVAGGEQVDFEDLTEEDWNNVLGVNLSGVIFTAQAAVPALKRNGGGTIIATSSAASFVAYHQIALYSATKAGVNGLVRGLSLDLGPYGIRVNGIAPVHGMSPNFLMPAGSPVVGQSYEEVAGPWDPYVSPIPLKRNRPPSLVDNAKIALFLASDDSAYMSGQVIGSGDGGTLSRVGMWFPEDLDQKNPNA
- a CDS encoding aldehyde dehydrogenase, which translates into the protein MTITEQATDPLATVADRDQVFIGGRWVDSSGDEWIEVVDSYFERTAARARAATADDMARAVEAARTSFDEGTWVRTPIAERAAVIDTIADRLEARVAELTTLGIVEVGVPVPVSAMTQQMTVGLFRAVAEEARKVNLREDRTRADGGISRILKEPSGVVAAIIPWNGPIGTIAFKVIPALAAGCSVVLKTSPEAPLSPSVFADVVGELVDEGVIPEGVLSVLVADREVSELLVTDPRVDHITFTGSTATGRRIMNLAGDRVAKVSLELGGKSAAIILDDADLNTVMQNLPMAGCLQSGQACIALTRVLVSAARHDEVVEAYKAALGMIPIGNPWEETNFLGPLTSARQRDRVEGYIEAARKEGAEIVHGGGRVGDQGFFVQPTLVDNVRNDMTIAQEEVFGPVISIITYEDEDDAVAIANDSEYGLSGAVFTSDVEHGFEVAQRIRTGTVNVNASVIDFTLPFGGYKQSGVGREGGPEGLDEFFELKTVHLPAPQPEA